One Leptospira wolbachii serovar Codice str. CDC genomic region harbors:
- a CDS encoding SRPBCC family protein, whose protein sequence is MDSNQIMIQSTIDADSKKVWDYYTNPKHIIHWNFATDDWQCPWAKNDLRVGGKYSARMEAKDGSFGFEFEAVYDNIIEQKSFTYTMEDGRKASVDLETEGNKTTVTVSFDAEKENPVEMQRGGWQAILDNFKKYVESH, encoded by the coding sequence ATGGACTCCAACCAAATCATGATTCAATCCACTATCGATGCTGACTCTAAAAAAGTTTGGGACTACTACACCAATCCGAAACACATCATCCATTGGAACTTTGCTACTGACGACTGGCAATGTCCTTGGGCCAAAAATGATTTGCGAGTCGGCGGTAAATACAGTGCAAGAATGGAAGCCAAGGATGGAAGTTTTGGTTTTGAGTTTGAAGCGGTCTATGACAATATCATCGAACAAAAGTCATTTACCTATACGATGGAAGATGGCAGGAAAGCCTCTGTTGATTTAGAAACTGAAGGAAATAAAACAACAGTAACCGTAAGTTTTGATGCTGAGAAAGAGAATCCGGTAGAGATGCAAAGGGGAGGATGGCAAGCCATACTTGACAACTTTAAGAAATACGTAGAGTCCCATTAG
- a CDS encoding SRPBCC family protein gives MNTANQMNHHLSLSLTKTIRSNQERIWEILTTPKYIKEYLYGSEAISEWKEGSSLVFKGVWEGTPYNEKGNILSFQPPHTFKYSYFSAFFGLPDRPENYSIIENKLTFADGLVTIHLTQTGFTTEERRDHSIESWNQCLDIIKGIAEKLD, from the coding sequence ATGAACACTGCCAATCAAATGAATCATCATTTAAGTTTGAGTCTTACTAAAACCATACGATCAAATCAAGAACGTATTTGGGAAATTCTTACGACACCCAAATACATCAAAGAGTATTTATATGGATCCGAAGCCATTTCTGAATGGAAGGAGGGATCTTCCCTTGTTTTTAAAGGAGTTTGGGAAGGAACTCCATACAATGAAAAAGGAAACATACTTTCCTTCCAACCACCTCACACATTTAAGTATTCTTATTTTAGCGCTTTTTTTGGCTTACCTGACAGACCCGAAAACTATTCTATCATTGAAAACAAACTAACATTTGCAGACGGACTTGTCACAATCCACTTAACTCAAACTGGATTTACCACAGAGGAAAGACGGGACCATTCCATCGAGAGTTGGAACCAATGTTTGGATATCATAAAAGGAATTGCAGAGAAGTTGGATTAA
- a CDS encoding AraC family transcriptional regulator: MAKEKGKPTRGVLRQTKANLTAKHSRFFANTKLDYFIEHYWTVSWDLTGKEPYLAETLPNPSIHIVFEIGNSKIFGVTKGRFSTLLEGKGSVFGIKFRPGGFYPFFQKNIAVLTDKTIPISELTKEEILPLEKEIFQKEDEESRIKIVETWLENILPERDPKILFINTIIDRIKDDRSIQSVEQITKLYSIQLRSLQRLFQEYVGVSPKWVIQRFRIQEVAERIEKEKTIPYAEMALELGYYDQAHFIKDFKNTIGLSPEEYLKTMF, encoded by the coding sequence ATGGCGAAAGAAAAAGGAAAACCAACTAGAGGAGTATTACGCCAAACAAAAGCAAACTTGACGGCGAAACACAGTCGTTTTTTTGCCAATACGAAACTAGATTATTTTATAGAGCACTATTGGACCGTCAGCTGGGATTTAACAGGTAAGGAACCTTATCTTGCAGAAACTCTTCCTAATCCAAGCATTCACATTGTTTTTGAAATAGGAAATTCCAAAATATTTGGAGTCACCAAAGGTAGATTTTCTACTCTTTTAGAAGGGAAAGGTTCTGTGTTTGGCATCAAATTTCGACCCGGGGGGTTTTATCCTTTCTTTCAAAAAAATATAGCCGTACTCACAGACAAAACGATTCCCATATCTGAACTTACAAAAGAAGAGATTCTACCACTTGAAAAGGAAATCTTTCAAAAAGAAGACGAAGAGAGTAGAATCAAAATCGTTGAAACTTGGTTAGAAAATATCCTTCCGGAACGCGATCCTAAAATTCTCTTCATCAATACCATAATCGATCGGATCAAAGATGATAGAAGTATTCAATCGGTAGAACAAATTACGAAACTATATTCGATCCAACTTCGTAGTTTACAAAGACTCTTTCAAGAGTATGTAGGAGTGAGTCCCAAATGGGTGATCCAAAGATTTCGAATCCAAGAAGTCGCAGAACGAATAGAAAAAGAAAAAACAATTCCTTATGCAGAGATGGCTCTCGAACTAGGATATTACGACCAGGCGCATTTTATAAAAGATTTTAAAAATACCATTGGACTAAGTCCCGAAGAATACCTAAAAACGATGTTTTGA
- a CDS encoding OsmC family protein, whose translation MANSLFEAKASWAGGLKLNIESRNHKWVIDEPEFLGGTDLGANPVEHVLGGLAACVGVLVSVFAPAHKVELKDYQVFAEGDLDLDGFQGLSDVRPGFSEIRYRVNIQSDSPKANIDALLAHIDKVCPVKDSLSGVAVLNEVAVAG comes from the coding sequence ATGGCGAATAGTTTATTTGAAGCAAAGGCATCGTGGGCCGGGGGCCTGAAGTTGAACATTGAATCAAGGAATCACAAATGGGTGATTGATGAACCAGAATTTTTAGGTGGGACCGATTTAGGAGCAAATCCAGTAGAACATGTATTAGGTGGTCTTGCGGCCTGTGTGGGAGTTTTGGTTTCTGTTTTTGCACCGGCGCACAAAGTGGAATTAAAAGACTACCAAGTTTTTGCAGAAGGTGATTTAGATTTGGATGGATTTCAAGGCCTATCAGATGTTAGACCAGGTTTTTCGGAAATCCGTTACCGAGTTAACATTCAAAGTGATTCACCAAAAGCAAACATTGATGCACTTCTTGCCCATATTGATAAAGTATGTCCCGTGAAGGATAGTCTTTCCGGAGTTGCCGTTTTGAATGAGGTTGCTGTTGCAGGTTAA
- the omp85 gene encoding Omp85 family outer membrane protein, with the protein MNRILSLVLFSFVGWFFFAIPTSLSAQEYVPSAGCEKDPPPKNLPFPMDTSKQLCKKDIEDKKESWYPTGLPLINSDPNEGIGYGARAYIYENGKKTDPLFYYTPYRMRVFAQYFNTNKNAQYHQVSLDMPFIADTQWRLRADLFLTITPTTLYFGIGEESMKPLSYLDRNQQDGRHIVNASYMDQENNLAYYRPGTSSDPISFGGKSYSGFPQAPGYVVTDKMYNRYVIETPMATTSTERSFVGGTVRLVAGLKFSNNIVRTYDGKLARGVDPILGGEHTADVPNGKTRLTEDYEAKKIIGYNGGYVNALRVGLVYDTRDFEPDPNSGIFAEATYEKHTKSIGSDYNYQKYFAQTKLFWSPFPKVFDKLVIANRFGLGVTDGEAPFYEYRNMWGTEGLVGGLGGLRTIRGFKQDRFVGRAMGWGNTEVRWKFAEAKFGSEFFAFNLVPFFDYGRVWDDEHKLGWKGYAYSRGIGLRIAWNQATIIMIDYAKSREDEQLFVNFSHVF; encoded by the coding sequence ATGAATCGAATCCTTAGCCTTGTTCTTTTTTCCTTTGTTGGTTGGTTTTTCTTTGCCATTCCAACTTCTCTCTCTGCGCAAGAATACGTTCCCAGTGCCGGTTGTGAAAAAGATCCTCCACCGAAAAATCTCCCCTTTCCTATGGATACGAGCAAACAACTTTGCAAAAAGGACATTGAGGATAAAAAAGAAAGTTGGTATCCAACAGGTTTGCCACTGATCAACTCCGACCCAAACGAAGGCATTGGGTATGGGGCTCGTGCTTATATCTACGAGAACGGAAAAAAAACAGATCCACTTTTTTATTACACACCGTATCGCATGCGTGTGTTTGCTCAATACTTCAATACAAACAAAAATGCTCAATACCACCAAGTAAGTTTGGACATGCCCTTCATTGCAGACACACAATGGAGACTACGTGCTGACTTATTTTTGACCATCACACCCACTACACTCTACTTTGGTATTGGTGAAGAAAGTATGAAACCTTTATCTTATTTGGATAGAAACCAACAAGATGGAAGGCATATTGTAAACGCAAGTTATATGGATCAGGAAAATAACCTGGCGTATTACCGGCCAGGAACTAGTTCCGATCCCATAAGTTTTGGAGGAAAATCCTATTCAGGATTTCCACAAGCACCTGGTTATGTTGTGACAGATAAAATGTACAACCGTTATGTGATAGAAACACCAATGGCAACCACAAGTACAGAACGTTCCTTTGTCGGTGGAACAGTCAGGCTTGTGGCGGGTTTAAAGTTTTCTAATAATATTGTGAGAACCTATGATGGTAAGTTAGCACGTGGTGTAGATCCTATCCTCGGTGGTGAACACACTGCGGATGTTCCCAATGGCAAAACACGACTTACGGAAGATTATGAAGCAAAAAAAATAATTGGATATAATGGTGGTTATGTGAATGCTCTTCGTGTTGGTCTTGTATACGACACCAGAGATTTTGAACCAGATCCCAATTCCGGAATTTTTGCGGAAGCAACTTATGAAAAACATACAAAGTCCATTGGGTCAGATTACAATTATCAAAAATACTTTGCTCAAACAAAACTATTTTGGAGTCCATTCCCCAAGGTATTTGATAAGTTAGTTATCGCCAATCGATTTGGCTTGGGTGTGACAGATGGGGAAGCACCATTTTATGAATATAGAAATATGTGGGGAACTGAAGGTCTTGTTGGGGGGCTAGGAGGCCTTCGAACCATTCGAGGTTTCAAACAAGATCGATTTGTGGGCCGTGCCATGGGTTGGGGAAACACAGAAGTTCGTTGGAAATTTGCTGAAGCTAAATTTGGGTCTGAGTTCTTTGCCTTCAACTTAGTTCCTTTTTTCGATTACGGTCGTGTATGGGACGACGAACATAAATTAGGTTGGAAAGGTTATGCGTATTCTAGAGGTATTGGTTTACGAATTGCCTGGAACCAAGCAACTATCATCATGATCGATTATGCAAAATCTAGAGAAGATGAACAACTTTTTGTCAACTTTAGTCATGTATTCTAA
- a CDS encoding methyl-accepting chemotaxis protein: protein MFAKFFAPNKVMTISDDLFTEVMLRNNKRMFMSFLSILALANVATLSIKIAGKGSDYLTYQSILIEFLLATSILIVGFLLSAKLKTHWSSSYISITGVTLCLLVFQYVIYGATELAATFYISFVLSVLYFNRNASIYNFILIIVSEIVLFLLRPELIPGGPKSNIIVRFLIFVWVGIGATVGATATRTLLNLAVEKQKEAKKALDNVLNAAKTILHTIDLMKQQIKNQDTISDELKQISEHQASSLSEISTSLRELSSKADSNNKIAKSLYNESEVSIQSVNDLKAINETVQTGTGRIYKNLDVVMGYSNDTSEHIHLSINKFNILQEKSTEISDFVNVINDIADKVNLLSLNAAIEAARAGEHGRGFAVVAEEISKLADATTRNSKEISKIIQENLSLIGESSELINKSSDLMGKLDTAIGIIKNEITGVGSKIVEIDKAIETIDNLNTRIYETSKTIENSTNFQKIATEESTKITANISEYATNIVEISKQISESSKSTGGIIVQLDSMTKEMTN from the coding sequence TTGTTCGCTAAATTTTTTGCCCCCAATAAGGTGATGACGATATCCGATGATCTTTTCACGGAAGTGATGTTACGAAACAACAAACGTATGTTTATGTCGTTTCTTTCGATCCTTGCTCTTGCGAACGTGGCGACACTTTCGATCAAAATTGCTGGGAAAGGTTCGGATTACCTCACTTACCAAAGCATTCTAATCGAATTTCTTTTAGCTACCTCGATACTGATCGTTGGTTTTTTACTTTCTGCAAAGTTAAAAACACATTGGTCTTCTAGTTATATATCCATCACAGGTGTAACTTTGTGTTTACTTGTGTTTCAGTATGTGATCTATGGAGCGACAGAACTTGCTGCCACTTTTTATATTTCGTTTGTCCTAAGTGTTTTATACTTCAATAGAAATGCTTCCATATACAATTTTATTCTGATTATAGTTTCTGAAATTGTTTTGTTTTTGTTACGACCAGAACTCATCCCTGGTGGTCCTAAAAGTAATATCATTGTAAGATTTTTGATTTTTGTTTGGGTAGGGATTGGTGCGACAGTTGGGGCAACTGCTACAAGAACTCTTCTTAACTTAGCTGTAGAAAAACAAAAAGAGGCAAAGAAGGCCTTAGACAATGTATTAAACGCGGCGAAAACCATTCTTCATACAATTGATCTTATGAAACAACAGATCAAAAATCAAGATACCATATCAGATGAATTAAAACAAATTTCTGAACACCAAGCATCCTCTCTTTCGGAAATATCTACTTCCTTGAGAGAGTTATCTTCAAAAGCAGATTCAAATAATAAGATCGCCAAATCCTTGTATAATGAATCTGAAGTTTCGATTCAATCTGTAAATGATCTAAAAGCAATTAACGAAACTGTCCAAACGGGAACAGGAAGAATATATAAAAATTTAGATGTGGTTATGGGTTATTCAAATGATACATCCGAACACATTCATCTCTCAATCAATAAGTTCAATATCCTCCAAGAAAAAAGCACAGAAATTTCAGATTTTGTCAATGTCATCAATGACATTGCTGACAAAGTAAACTTGTTATCTTTAAATGCAGCCATTGAAGCAGCAAGAGCAGGGGAACATGGTCGGGGATTTGCGGTGGTTGCGGAAGAGATTTCAAAGTTAGCAGATGCAACCACTCGAAACTCAAAAGAAATTTCAAAAATCATTCAAGAGAATCTTTCTCTCATTGGTGAGAGTAGTGAACTTATCAACAAGTCCTCTGATCTTATGGGAAAATTAGATACAGCTATTGGAATTATCAAAAATGAAATCACCGGTGTTGGTTCCAAAATTGTGGAAATTGACAAAGCGATTGAGACCATCGACAACCTAAACACCAGGATTTACGAAACCAGTAAAACAATAGAAAATTCTACGAATTTCCAAAAGATTGCAACAGAAGAGTCTACAAAAATCACCGCAAACATTTCGGAATACGCAACCAACATAGTCGAAATTTCCAAACAAATTTCAGAAAGTAGCAAATCCACCGGAGGGATCATTGTTCAGTTGGATTCCATGACGAAAGAAATGACGAATTAA
- the lsa14 gene encoding adhesin Lsa14 has product MSENNLENYVKKNIFFVILLNLILFTLNCSGGSIHSSYVPSANTNPTREYATPSVLLKGGFIYHKTYVPGPIGLNAEGTSEGRGCSQSVLYLFSSGNSSIEAAKRAGNITKVAYLDYEQVGIFMGIIYHRFCTIVKGS; this is encoded by the coding sequence ATGTCAGAAAATAATTTGGAGAATTATGTGAAAAAAAACATTTTCTTTGTTATCTTGCTCAATTTGATTCTATTTACGCTAAACTGTAGTGGCGGGTCCATACATTCTAGTTATGTTCCAAGTGCCAATACAAATCCAACTCGAGAATACGCAACCCCCTCAGTATTACTCAAGGGAGGATTTATTTATCATAAAACTTACGTTCCTGGCCCAATTGGCTTAAATGCAGAGGGGACTTCAGAAGGACGAGGATGTAGTCAGTCCGTTTTGTATTTATTCTCATCCGGAAATTCCTCTATTGAAGCAGCGAAAAGAGCAGGAAATATTACAAAAGTTGCATATTTGGATTACGAACAAGTGGGGATTTTCATGGGCATCATCTACCATCGATTTTGTACCATTGTTAAAGGATCATAA
- a CDS encoding TRL-like family protein, producing the protein MKIKLVFIFLLSVFLLTSCAIGPTHGYILTSTRFAGTFNPENNVKATKEGTGCQFTVLYLFSFGDAGAGSVAKQNGINKIATIDHSTLSFLTGVYRSYCTIVYGE; encoded by the coding sequence ATGAAAATCAAACTAGTATTTATCTTTCTGCTAAGTGTATTTCTCCTCACAAGTTGTGCAATTGGACCTACTCATGGTTATATTTTGACATCAACAAGATTTGCGGGAACTTTTAATCCCGAAAATAATGTTAAGGCAACAAAAGAAGGAACTGGGTGTCAGTTTACTGTTTTGTATCTTTTTAGTTTCGGAGATGCAGGTGCAGGATCTGTGGCAAAACAAAATGGGATCAACAAAATTGCAACGATTGACCACTCCACACTATCTTTTCTAACCGGTGTTTACCGATCATACTGTACAATCGTTTACGGAGAGTAA
- a CDS encoding TRL domain-containing protein, translating to MKYLFLPILSLLFFSNCVTTPLPGYLFAYTTQHLNGDATGNMVTSAKLEKMGKSCSFSGIVVNFFFYGAGNSIEEATQHASIQKIAVIDRESLTILPFGIFYRECVIVWGE from the coding sequence ATGAAATATCTATTTCTTCCTATTTTAAGTTTATTATTTTTTTCAAATTGTGTAACAACTCCACTCCCAGGTTATTTGTTCGCATACACAACCCAACACTTAAATGGCGATGCCACTGGTAACATGGTAACATCTGCTAAACTAGAGAAAATGGGGAAGTCTTGTAGTTTTTCCGGAATCGTAGTCAATTTTTTCTTTTATGGTGCTGGTAACTCAATTGAAGAAGCAACTCAACATGCAAGTATCCAGAAGATAGCTGTCATCGACAGAGAATCTTTGACTATCCTACCGTTCGGTATCTTCTATCGCGAATGCGTAATTGTATGGGGAGAGTAA
- the creD gene encoding cell envelope integrity protein CreD, whose product MSKLQTSVNLRLAILGGMILLFIIPLAMIGSLIEERSAARNEAVVEVGEKWGTNQTIVGPILMVPYNLRIPKSGSTKEKDKWDYITDYAYFLPEDLDSIVDMKTELRKRSIYEIPLYTSKVKLTGKFSPIQSSDFPMDTTYIYWDDARLLVSVSDLKGLGGEMKLTWSGKDKKFLPGTKSSYLPSGLNAPVFITEAGNSIPFEIQMEVKGSETLSVIPVGKKSKLMMSSDWKDPSFNGNLLPKDRSIHENGFSAVWESSYFARSYPQVIHSMDDGILNSILNSGYGVSLVIPVDHYLKMERSVKYGLLFIVTSFALFFLMEVFGGVLLHPIQYILIGSAMVLFYILNLSFSEHLGFLPAYILSSLAVTGLIGYYAISVLKNKKKGMITASYYLVLYSFLYVILASEEQALLLGSLALFSVLAAVMHFTRKVDWYQFGLKKEG is encoded by the coding sequence ATGAGTAAATTACAAACATCGGTCAACCTACGTTTAGCCATACTCGGCGGTATGATTTTATTGTTTATCATACCACTGGCTATGATTGGTTCTTTAATCGAAGAAAGAAGTGCCGCAAGAAACGAAGCCGTAGTCGAAGTGGGGGAAAAATGGGGAACGAACCAAACCATCGTCGGCCCTATTTTGATGGTTCCTTACAATCTAAGAATTCCAAAATCAGGTTCCACAAAAGAAAAGGATAAGTGGGATTATATTACCGATTATGCCTATTTTTTACCTGAGGATTTGGATTCTATCGTAGATATGAAAACGGAACTTCGAAAAAGAAGTATCTATGAAATTCCATTATACACAAGTAAGGTGAAGCTTACTGGAAAATTTTCACCAATACAATCCTCTGATTTCCCTATGGACACAACTTATATCTATTGGGATGATGCAAGGTTACTTGTCTCTGTTTCGGATTTGAAAGGCCTCGGAGGCGAAATGAAACTGACTTGGTCTGGGAAAGATAAAAAGTTTTTACCAGGAACCAAATCTTCCTATTTACCATCAGGGTTGAATGCCCCTGTTTTTATCACAGAAGCTGGTAACTCGATTCCATTTGAAATCCAAATGGAAGTCAAAGGATCCGAAACACTCTCTGTAATTCCTGTCGGAAAAAAATCCAAACTGATGATGAGTTCTGATTGGAAGGATCCTTCCTTTAATGGAAACCTTCTGCCAAAAGATCGTTCCATTCATGAAAATGGATTTTCTGCTGTTTGGGAGTCGTCTTATTTTGCAAGATCCTATCCTCAAGTGATCCATTCTATGGATGATGGCATCTTAAATTCCATTTTGAATTCTGGGTATGGAGTGAGTTTGGTGATTCCTGTGGATCATTATCTGAAGATGGAAAGGTCTGTAAAGTATGGACTTCTTTTTATTGTAACTAGTTTTGCTTTGTTTTTTTTGATGGAAGTGTTTGGCGGAGTATTGTTACATCCCATCCAATACATTTTAATCGGGTCGGCCATGGTATTGTTTTACATTCTAAACCTATCGTTTTCGGAGCACTTGGGTTTTTTGCCAGCGTATATTTTGTCGAGTTTAGCGGTGACAGGACTCATTGGATATTATGCGATTAGTGTGCTAAAAAATAAAAAGAAGGGGATGATTACAGCTTCGTATTATTTGGTTTTATATTCTTTCCTTTATGTGATTTTGGCATCCGAAGAACAAGCGTTACTTCTTGGATCATTGGCACTTTTTTCCGTTCTAGCGGCCGTGATGCATTTTACTCGTAAAGTGGATTGGTACCAGTTTGGATTAAAGAAGGAAGGTTAG
- the creC gene encoding two-component system sensor histidine kinase CreC, with product MGFYYLIDKTEESIRPRYMETVEESLNDTAHILSAIVEERLEQNPRSYLKFQETLHSIFSPVFENTNKRSFNAKIYSLLKTNTDIQVYITNTKGIVVFDSEKYREGLDYSKFNDVYLTLQGKYGARSSKLIDKEGEGALFVASPIRNKNKTIGVLTVIKPKTGVIPFIDEAKRKFWRISLLVASAIAVLFSILAYLFFRPILRLSQYVSSLRRKEKVVFPKIGIRELNELGKKVDLLVEEIEGKKYIESYVQTLTHEIKSPLSSILASVELLHTHPNESERLTKNIQEEAKRIQNIIEQLLELSSLEGKKSISLEDNVILYDLVQEVLLNFQSEMEWKSIHVRIDCENKTWEVKGNRNYLFLAIKNLIKNSIDFASENDTINIEIHKEPDNSLKLSVIDEGHKIPDYALTRVTEKFYSLPRPTNNRKSSGLGLSIVNQIVELHGGQLEIRNRDSHGVIVSIRF from the coding sequence ATTGGATTTTATTATTTAATCGATAAAACAGAAGAATCCATTCGCCCTCGTTATATGGAAACTGTCGAGGAATCGTTGAATGACACAGCACATATTTTATCTGCCATTGTGGAAGAGAGACTAGAACAAAATCCTCGTTCCTATCTAAAGTTCCAAGAGACCCTTCATTCTATATTTTCACCCGTTTTCGAAAACACAAACAAACGTTCTTTTAATGCAAAGATTTATTCTCTTTTAAAAACAAATACAGACATCCAAGTTTATATCACCAATACAAAGGGAATTGTGGTATTTGATTCGGAAAAGTATAGAGAAGGGCTCGACTATTCGAAGTTTAACGATGTGTATTTGACTCTTCAAGGAAAGTATGGAGCAAGATCGAGTAAACTCATTGATAAGGAAGGAGAAGGTGCCTTGTTTGTGGCCTCTCCCATCCGAAACAAAAATAAGACCATTGGAGTTCTCACTGTCATCAAACCAAAAACAGGGGTGATCCCTTTTATTGATGAAGCAAAAAGAAAGTTTTGGCGAATATCTCTCCTTGTGGCTTCTGCGATTGCCGTCCTGTTTAGTATACTTGCCTATTTATTTTTTCGACCAATTTTAAGACTCTCTCAGTATGTGAGTTCGTTACGCAGAAAAGAGAAAGTTGTGTTTCCCAAAATTGGAATTCGTGAATTGAACGAACTAGGAAAAAAGGTGGATTTACTAGTCGAAGAAATTGAAGGAAAAAAATATATAGAATCTTATGTGCAAACTTTGACTCATGAAATCAAAAGTCCGCTTTCTTCAATTTTAGCATCAGTAGAACTGTTACATACACATCCCAACGAATCAGAACGACTCACCAAAAATATACAGGAGGAAGCCAAACGAATTCAAAATATCATCGAACAATTGTTAGAACTTTCTTCCTTGGAGGGAAAAAAATCGATATCTTTGGAAGACAACGTAATTTTGTATGATTTAGTTCAGGAAGTATTACTGAATTTCCAATCGGAAATGGAATGGAAATCCATTCATGTTAGAATTGATTGTGAAAATAAAACTTGGGAAGTAAAGGGAAACCGTAATTATTTATTTTTAGCTATAAAAAATTTGATTAAAAATTCCATCGATTTTGCGAGCGAAAACGATACCATAAACATTGAAATACATAAAGAACCAGACAATTCCTTAAAATTATCTGTAATAGATGAGGGTCATAAAATTCCTGATTATGCACTCACTCGGGTGACAGAAAAATTCTATTCTTTACCAAGACCAACGAACAACCGAAAAAGTTCTGGTTTGGGTCTTAGCATTGTAAACCAAATTGTTGAACTACATGGTGGCCAGTTAGAGATCAGAAACCGCGACTCTCATGGGGTAATTGTTTCCATCCGGTTCTAA
- a CDS encoding response regulator, with amino-acid sequence MTKILLIEDEPGIQETIQITLESEGFSVSVASTGKQGIQKVSNDTSLIVLDIGLPDQNGFEVLKEIRKSFQTPVIFLTARNTEIDKVLGLEMGADDYIVKPFSPRELLARIRAILRRTTQLQPMEDHKFRISLDKKLVYLNGKILNLSPYEYKTMELFFKWPGRIFTREEIMDSVWTEPEDSFDRAVDTVIKNIRARFKEIENDFDPIETRRGQGYGLKEKI; translated from the coding sequence ATGACCAAAATACTTCTGATTGAAGATGAACCAGGAATCCAGGAAACCATCCAAATTACTTTGGAGTCGGAAGGGTTTTCTGTATCTGTGGCTTCCACAGGGAAACAAGGGATTCAAAAAGTCTCCAATGATACCTCACTCATTGTGCTTGATATTGGATTACCTGACCAAAATGGATTTGAAGTTCTAAAAGAAATTCGAAAGTCATTCCAAACACCTGTTATCTTTTTAACAGCACGAAATACAGAGATCGATAAAGTATTGGGATTGGAAATGGGAGCAGACGATTATATTGTAAAACCATTCAGTCCCAGAGAACTTTTAGCAAGAATTCGTGCCATTTTAAGAAGAACAACCCAACTACAACCAATGGAAGATCATAAGTTTAGAATTTCATTGGATAAAAAATTGGTTTATTTGAATGGCAAAATATTGAATCTTTCCCCTTACGAATACAAAACCATGGAATTATTTTTTAAATGGCCCGGACGTATTTTTACCAGAGAAGAAATTATGGACAGTGTGTGGACAGAACCAGAAGATAGTTTCGACCGCGCTGTGGATACAGTCATCAAAAACATCCGTGCTAGGTTCAAAGAAATTGAAAATGACTTCGACCCCATTGAAACAAGAAGGGGACAGGGTTATGGATTGAAGGAAAAGATATGA